Proteins encoded within one genomic window of Granulicella pectinivorans:
- a CDS encoding GNAT family N-acetyltransferase: MPECPLLAPVTLTGHLVQLVPLSMAHEDDLIAATRDGELWRLWYTSAPAPEQVGDEIARRLGLHAAGTMLPFAVMDVATGKAVGMTTYMNVDAVNRRVEIGSTWYAQRVQRTGLNTEAKMLLFAHAFDTLGCIAVEFRTHFLNQQSRRAIERLGAKLDGILRNHSLAPNGTLRDTVVYSVIQSEWPTVRTHLEWQMAKPR, encoded by the coding sequence ATGCCTGAGTGTCCTCTGCTTGCTCCCGTTACGTTGACGGGCCATCTCGTGCAACTTGTTCCTCTGTCGATGGCGCATGAGGATGATCTGATCGCGGCGACGCGCGATGGTGAGCTCTGGCGGCTTTGGTATACGAGTGCGCCGGCACCCGAGCAGGTGGGCGATGAGATTGCGCGGCGTCTGGGGCTGCATGCGGCTGGGACGATGCTTCCCTTTGCGGTGATGGATGTTGCCACCGGCAAGGCCGTGGGGATGACGACCTATATGAACGTCGATGCGGTGAACCGGCGGGTTGAGATCGGGTCTACCTGGTACGCGCAACGTGTGCAGCGCACAGGGCTGAATACCGAGGCGAAGATGCTGCTGTTTGCGCATGCGTTCGATACGCTGGGGTGCATTGCGGTGGAGTTTCGGACGCATTTTCTGAATCAGCAGAGTCGACGGGCGATTGAGCGGCTGGGGGCTAAGCTGGATGGGATTTTGCGGAACCATTCACTGGCTCCGAACGGGACGCTGCGGGATACGGTGGTTTATAGCGTGATTCAGTCGGAGTGGCCCACGGTGAGGACGCATCTGGAATGGCAGATGGCGAAGCCTCGGTAG
- the dcp gene encoding peptidyl-dipeptidase Dcp, translating into MAGTAEAQTLSPANPFYAKSTLPYQAPPFDKIEDEDYQPAIEAGMAQQKREIQAIAANPAAPTFENTIVAMEKSGQLLSRVMAVFNGVTGANTNPTLQKVQEAIAPKLAAHQDAIYLDAKLFARVEKIYKQRDTLKLTPEGKRLVEVDYRQFVHAGANLSDADKVALKKLNEEESTLENAFITKLLAATKAAAFHTADKSKLAGLTDAQIAGAAEAAKARSTDGYVIPLINTTQQPSLASMSDRAARAELFEHSWLRTERGGDNDTRATISRMAQLRAEKAKLLGKPSYAAWSLEDQMAKTPEAALKFMDDLVPASTAKAHGEAAEIQSLIDAQHGGFALEPYDWEFYSEQVRKAKYDIDEAQVKPFFEIRNVLENGVFYAAHQMYGITFKERHDLPVYQPDVRVFEVFDADGKTLALFYQDPFKRDNKNGGAWMDEFVGQSKLLGTIPVIYNVTNFAKPAPGEPALISFDDVTTMFHEFGHGLHGIFANTEYPSLSGPNVPRDFVEFPSQFNEHWAMYPSVFANYAKHYKTGAPMPAELAAKIKKAATFNEGYQLTELLAAAELDMQWHTLAPGLPLQDVDAFEKAALEKTKLALKEVPPRYRSSYFAHIWNTGYAAGYYAYLWSESLDDNAYQWFEDNGGMTRANGDRFRKMVLSRGNTEDLDAMYKTWLGKDPVAAPMLKQRGLK; encoded by the coding sequence TTGGCAGGCACAGCAGAAGCACAGACCCTCAGTCCCGCAAACCCGTTCTACGCCAAGAGCACCCTCCCGTATCAGGCGCCGCCCTTCGACAAGATCGAGGATGAGGACTACCAGCCCGCCATCGAAGCGGGCATGGCCCAGCAGAAGCGTGAGATCCAGGCCATCGCCGCCAACCCGGCCGCGCCCACGTTTGAGAACACCATCGTCGCCATGGAAAAGAGCGGACAGCTCCTCTCACGCGTCATGGCCGTCTTCAACGGCGTCACCGGTGCCAACACCAACCCCACCCTCCAGAAGGTCCAGGAGGCGATCGCCCCCAAGCTCGCCGCCCACCAGGACGCCATCTACCTCGACGCCAAACTCTTCGCACGCGTCGAGAAGATCTACAAGCAGCGCGATACCCTCAAACTGACCCCGGAAGGGAAGCGTCTCGTCGAAGTCGACTACCGCCAGTTCGTGCATGCCGGAGCCAACCTCTCCGACGCCGACAAGGTCGCCCTCAAGAAGCTCAACGAGGAAGAGTCCACCCTCGAGAACGCCTTTATTACCAAGCTCCTCGCCGCCACCAAGGCTGCGGCCTTCCATACCGCCGACAAATCCAAACTCGCCGGCCTCACCGATGCCCAGATCGCCGGAGCCGCCGAAGCCGCCAAGGCCCGCTCCACCGACGGCTACGTCATCCCGCTCATCAACACCACCCAGCAGCCCAGCCTCGCGTCGATGTCCGACCGCGCTGCCCGCGCCGAACTCTTCGAGCACTCCTGGCTCCGCACCGAGCGCGGTGGCGACAACGACACCCGCGCCACCATCTCCCGCATGGCGCAACTCCGTGCCGAGAAAGCCAAACTCCTCGGCAAGCCAAGCTACGCCGCATGGTCCCTCGAAGACCAGATGGCCAAGACCCCCGAAGCCGCCCTCAAGTTCATGGACGACCTCGTCCCCGCCTCCACCGCCAAGGCCCACGGCGAGGCCGCCGAGATCCAGTCCCTCATCGACGCCCAGCACGGAGGCTTCGCGCTCGAACCCTACGACTGGGAGTTCTACTCCGAGCAGGTCCGCAAGGCCAAATACGATATCGACGAAGCCCAGGTAAAGCCCTTCTTTGAGATCCGCAACGTCCTCGAGAACGGCGTCTTCTACGCCGCCCACCAGATGTACGGCATCACCTTCAAGGAGCGCCACGACCTGCCCGTCTATCAACCTGACGTGCGTGTCTTCGAGGTCTTCGACGCCGACGGCAAAACCCTCGCCCTCTTCTACCAGGACCCCTTCAAGCGCGACAACAAGAACGGCGGCGCATGGATGGACGAGTTCGTCGGCCAGTCCAAACTCCTCGGCACCATCCCCGTCATCTACAACGTCACCAACTTTGCCAAGCCCGCCCCCGGCGAGCCCGCGCTCATCAGCTTCGACGACGTCACCACCATGTTCCACGAGTTCGGCCACGGCCTCCACGGCATCTTCGCCAACACCGAGTACCCAAGCCTCTCCGGCCCCAACGTCCCCCGCGACTTCGTTGAGTTCCCCTCGCAGTTCAACGAGCACTGGGCCATGTACCCGTCCGTCTTTGCCAACTACGCGAAGCACTACAAAACCGGCGCTCCTATGCCCGCCGAGCTCGCCGCGAAGATCAAGAAGGCCGCTACCTTCAACGAGGGCTACCAGCTTACCGAGCTCCTCGCCGCCGCCGAGCTCGACATGCAGTGGCACACCCTCGCACCCGGCCTGCCGCTCCAGGACGTAGACGCCTTCGAAAAAGCAGCTCTCGAAAAAACGAAGCTGGCTCTCAAGGAAGTCCCCCCGCGCTACCGTTCCAGCTACTTCGCTCACATCTGGAACACCGGTTACGCAGCCGGTTACTACGCCTATCTCTGGAGCGAGTCCCTCGACGACAACGCCTACCAGTGGTTTGAAGACAACGGCGGCATGACCCGCGCCAACGGCGACCGCTTCCGGAAGATGGTCCTCTCCCGCGGCAACACCGAAGACCTCGACGCCATGTACAAAACCTGGCTAGGCAAAGATCCCGTAGCCGCCCCCATGCTCAAACAGCGCGGCCTCAAATAG
- a CDS encoding ABC transporter ATP-binding protein, translating into MADSTLEPFHESHGVPVVLRATGLTKIYPAVTGKAGAEVVLFRELDLTIRSGEIVAIVGESGTGKSTLLHLLAALDRPTAGAIVCGDADVTRFTAAEAARYRNRDVGYVWQFHYLLPEFTAQENVAMPLLARGMGRPAALDRAAEWLGRVGLGGRLENRSGELSGGEQQRVSLARALVTEPRLLLADEPTGDLDNRTAETVFGLLEQLHRDHGLTSLLVTHNLEFANRCDRVLRLRNGSLEEASA; encoded by the coding sequence ATGGCAGACAGCACGCTCGAACCCTTCCACGAAAGCCATGGTGTGCCTGTTGTTCTGCGAGCGACGGGGCTTACGAAGATCTATCCTGCGGTGACCGGCAAGGCGGGCGCTGAGGTGGTGCTCTTTCGCGAGCTGGATCTGACGATTCGCTCGGGAGAGATCGTTGCGATCGTGGGGGAGAGCGGAACGGGCAAGAGCACGCTGCTGCATCTGCTGGCGGCGCTGGACCGGCCCACGGCGGGCGCGATTGTGTGCGGGGATGCGGACGTGACGCGGTTTACTGCGGCGGAGGCGGCGCGTTATCGCAATCGCGATGTGGGGTATGTGTGGCAGTTTCACTACCTGCTGCCGGAGTTTACGGCGCAGGAGAACGTGGCGATGCCTCTGCTGGCGCGGGGGATGGGGCGGCCCGCGGCACTGGATCGGGCTGCGGAGTGGCTGGGCAGGGTGGGTCTTGGCGGACGGCTGGAGAACCGGTCGGGCGAGTTGTCGGGGGGCGAGCAACAGAGGGTTTCGCTGGCGCGAGCGCTGGTGACGGAGCCGCGCTTGCTGCTGGCGGATGAGCCTACGGGGGATCTGGATAACCGGACCGCAGAGACGGTGTTTGGGTTGCTGGAACAGCTTCATCGCGATCACGGGCTCACGAGTCTGCTGGTGACGCACAATCTGGAGTTCGCGAATCGATGCGACCGGGTGCTACGGCTGAGGAATGGGTCGCTCGAAGAGGCATCCGCGTAA
- a CDS encoding SpoIVB peptidase S55 domain-containing protein, whose protein sequence is MTIFSKFHLLVLAGVFAVVPSLCAQTPAHLKIFPLSEVHRGLKGTAFTVFEGVEPESMEVEILGVLKDNLGPGQDMILARLHGAKAEFTGVVAGMSGSPVYIDGRLLGALSYRIGQFSKEPIAGITPIEQMFEVRDAGALPGAGSKAPITANGPQLQPMETPLVFTGFTQEAVDRFGDRFRALGMVPVAGLGGLDPEAKQPEPLVPGSAVSAVLVRGDIAMTGTCTVTYVDATQLLACGHPITQYGAVSIPMTKANVVATLPSPLNAFKIVNATETVGAFTQDRASAIYGRFGLAAHMIPVTVEIAGAGPAIRARTIHFEVLDNRQLTPNAMLVSVYQSLQGTNNSASEISYRLTGEMRVSTAKGEALPPLQLDAEMAQNDFNPAAINAALYVGERFDKVYQNSVEQPVIMGLRLHVEAVPTRRTAVIETARLSAPEARPGDTVEVETTLRPYQSASRLVRLQVRIPAGTAPGPVRLMVSDGATLDRLLLPAASAQHPLALADTIAQINRSHANDRLYLTMLEHAPQAVLTGGTLSAVPLSMANVLEPLKEGQEMRLTGESAVESSSIEVPEAITGSKVLTLIVR, encoded by the coding sequence GTGACAATCTTTTCGAAGTTCCACTTGCTCGTTCTCGCCGGCGTCTTCGCGGTGGTTCCCTCGTTGTGTGCACAGACCCCGGCGCATCTGAAGATTTTTCCGCTGTCTGAGGTGCATCGCGGACTGAAGGGGACGGCGTTCACGGTGTTTGAGGGCGTCGAGCCGGAGTCGATGGAGGTCGAGATTCTGGGGGTGCTGAAGGACAATCTCGGCCCTGGGCAGGACATGATCCTGGCTAGACTGCATGGGGCGAAGGCGGAGTTTACGGGAGTGGTGGCGGGGATGTCGGGATCGCCAGTGTACATCGACGGGCGGCTGCTGGGGGCGCTGAGCTATCGGATTGGGCAGTTCTCGAAGGAGCCGATCGCGGGGATTACGCCGATCGAGCAGATGTTCGAGGTACGGGATGCCGGTGCACTGCCTGGCGCGGGGAGCAAGGCTCCGATTACGGCGAATGGACCGCAGCTTCAGCCGATGGAGACGCCGCTGGTCTTTACGGGATTTACGCAGGAGGCGGTGGATCGTTTTGGCGATCGGTTTCGTGCGTTGGGGATGGTTCCGGTGGCGGGACTGGGTGGGTTGGATCCAGAGGCGAAGCAGCCGGAGCCCCTGGTGCCGGGGTCGGCGGTGTCGGCCGTGCTGGTGCGCGGGGACATTGCGATGACAGGGACATGCACGGTGACATATGTCGATGCGACGCAATTGCTGGCGTGCGGGCACCCGATTACGCAGTACGGCGCGGTGTCGATTCCGATGACGAAGGCGAATGTGGTGGCTACGCTTCCGTCTCCGCTGAACGCCTTCAAGATTGTGAATGCGACGGAGACGGTGGGGGCGTTTACGCAGGATCGGGCGTCGGCGATCTACGGGCGGTTCGGGCTGGCGGCGCACATGATTCCGGTGACGGTGGAGATTGCGGGGGCAGGACCTGCGATCCGAGCGCGGACGATCCACTTTGAGGTGCTGGACAACCGGCAGCTTACGCCGAACGCGATGCTGGTTTCGGTGTACCAGTCGCTGCAGGGAACGAACAACTCGGCGTCGGAGATCAGTTACCGGCTTACGGGCGAGATGCGCGTCTCTACGGCCAAGGGGGAGGCGCTGCCGCCGTTGCAGCTCGACGCGGAGATGGCACAGAACGACTTCAATCCGGCGGCGATCAATGCGGCGCTGTATGTGGGCGAGCGATTCGACAAGGTGTATCAGAACAGCGTGGAGCAGCCGGTGATTATGGGGTTGCGGCTGCATGTGGAGGCTGTGCCTACGCGCCGGACGGCGGTGATTGAGACGGCTCGGCTGAGTGCCCCGGAGGCTCGACCGGGCGATACGGTGGAGGTGGAGACGACGCTGCGGCCTTACCAGTCGGCTTCGCGGCTGGTGCGGTTGCAGGTGAGGATTCCGGCGGGGACGGCTCCCGGGCCGGTGCGATTGATGGTGTCGGATGGGGCTACGCTGGACCGTCTGCTGCTGCCCGCGGCGAGCGCGCAGCACCCACTGGCTCTGGCCGATACGATTGCGCAGATCAACCGCAGCCATGCCAACGACCGGCTGTACCTGACGATGCTGGAGCATGCTCCGCAGGCGGTTCTGACCGGAGGCACACTGTCGGCGGTGCCGCTCTCAATGGCCAACGTGCTGGAACCGCTGAAGGAGGGGCAGGAGATGCGTCTGACGGGCGAGAGTGCCGTTGAATCGTCGTCGATCGAGGTGCCGGAAGCCATTACAGGGTCAAAAGTGCTCACTCTGATCGTGCGATAG
- a CDS encoding VWA domain-containing protein yields the protein MMTYQNDLDATPFLSTRLRRMTRVLALLLCAVILAPSAHAQDQQKPAPPASTPDEGPATDNGGLIIKKKKEPTEPEAPPAPAQEKIKNPDNATYSLRVDVPIVNLGVNVMLDKTHQFVPGLKAGNFLVLEDGVEQQVTSVRTVQTPITAVMLLEFAANSYYLIRDMQNASQVFYRSLRPDDYIAVITYDLKTHILTDFTNNKETVGQALQTLTIPGFSDTNMFDALYETLDRVSRIEGRKYIILIGSGRDTFSRLTLDKILAKVKATPNVTIFSIGTGALINELRDASGRMGGIQRLDTLQAENQLKTFASMTGGLYFNPLFQGALPDIFAQINDSVRNQYLLTYKPTNPKNDGTYRKIKVILVDREGKPLKMADEKGKPLKYSIVARDGYNAKRTVE from the coding sequence ATGATGACCTACCAAAACGATCTGGATGCGACGCCCTTCCTCTCGACCCGCCTTCGCCGCATGACCCGCGTGCTCGCCCTTCTCCTCTGCGCCGTGATCCTCGCACCGTCGGCACACGCACAGGATCAGCAGAAGCCCGCGCCCCCGGCATCCACCCCCGACGAGGGCCCCGCAACCGACAACGGCGGACTCATCATCAAAAAGAAAAAGGAGCCCACCGAGCCCGAGGCTCCGCCCGCTCCCGCGCAGGAGAAGATCAAGAACCCCGACAACGCGACCTACTCCCTCCGCGTCGACGTCCCCATCGTCAACCTCGGCGTCAACGTCATGCTCGACAAGACCCACCAGTTCGTACCCGGCCTCAAGGCCGGTAACTTCCTCGTCCTCGAAGATGGCGTTGAGCAGCAGGTCACCAGCGTCCGCACCGTCCAGACCCCCATCACCGCCGTCATGCTTCTCGAGTTCGCGGCCAACTCCTACTACCTCATCCGCGACATGCAGAACGCCTCGCAGGTCTTCTACCGCTCCCTCCGCCCCGACGACTACATCGCCGTCATCACCTACGACCTCAAGACCCACATCCTCACCGACTTCACCAACAACAAGGAGACCGTCGGTCAGGCCCTCCAGACCCTCACCATCCCCGGCTTCTCCGACACCAACATGTTCGACGCCCTCTACGAGACGCTCGACCGCGTCTCCCGCATCGAGGGCCGCAAGTACATCATCCTCATCGGCAGCGGACGTGACACCTTCTCCAGACTCACCCTCGACAAGATCCTCGCCAAGGTCAAGGCGACCCCCAACGTCACCATCTTCTCCATCGGCACCGGTGCCCTCATCAACGAGCTCCGCGATGCCTCGGGCCGCATGGGCGGCATCCAGCGCCTCGACACCCTCCAGGCCGAGAACCAGCTCAAGACCTTCGCCAGCATGACCGGCGGCCTCTACTTCAACCCGCTCTTTCAAGGTGCCTTGCCGGACATCTTTGCCCAGATCAACGACTCTGTCCGCAACCAGTACCTGCTCACCTACAAACCGACGAACCCCAAGAACGACGGAACCTATCGCAAGATCAAGGTCATCCTGGTGGACCGCGAAGGCAAGCCGCTGAAGATGGCCGATGAGAAGGGCAAGCCTCTCAAGTACTCCATCGTCGCCCGCGATGGTTACAACGCCAAACGGACTGTCGAATAG
- the tdh gene encoding L-threonine 3-dehydrogenase — protein sequence MKALVKSKAERGLWLEDVPEPEMGINDVKIRVLQTGICGTDLHIYEWDAWASKTIPVGLTIGHEFVGEVVAFGSNVPDLHVGQIVSGEGHVVCGRCRNCLAGRRHLCAFTAGVGVNRNGAFAEYVVLPVSNIWQHAPGVPLDVASIFDPFGNAVHTALAFPVLGEDVLVTGAGPIGIMAAAVAKHAGARHVVISDPNPYRRALAEKVGVTKAVNPLETTLAAVQKELTMHEGFDVGLEMSGNPQAFRDMLVNMSHGAKIAMLGIPSEPIAIDWNQVIFNQLTLRGIYGREMYETWYKMTVMLESGLDISGVITHRLDWQDFEQGFAAMRSGNSGKVILKWADPS from the coding sequence ATGAAAGCATTGGTAAAGAGCAAGGCAGAGCGTGGCCTCTGGCTGGAGGATGTTCCCGAGCCCGAGATGGGCATCAACGACGTCAAGATTCGCGTCCTCCAGACCGGCATCTGCGGCACCGACCTCCACATCTACGAGTGGGACGCATGGGCCTCGAAGACCATCCCCGTCGGCCTCACCATCGGCCATGAGTTCGTCGGCGAAGTCGTCGCCTTCGGCTCGAACGTCCCCGACCTGCACGTCGGCCAGATCGTCTCCGGAGAAGGTCACGTCGTCTGCGGGCGCTGCCGCAACTGCCTCGCCGGACGCCGCCACCTCTGCGCCTTCACCGCAGGCGTCGGCGTCAACCGCAACGGAGCCTTCGCCGAGTACGTTGTTCTGCCCGTGTCCAACATCTGGCAGCACGCCCCCGGCGTCCCCCTCGACGTCGCCTCCATCTTCGATCCCTTCGGCAACGCCGTCCACACCGCGCTCGCCTTCCCGGTCCTCGGAGAAGACGTTCTCGTCACCGGAGCCGGTCCCATCGGCATCATGGCCGCGGCCGTCGCCAAGCACGCCGGAGCACGCCACGTCGTCATCTCCGACCCCAATCCCTACCGCCGCGCCCTCGCCGAGAAGGTAGGCGTCACCAAAGCTGTCAACCCCCTCGAAACCACCCTCGCCGCTGTGCAAAAAGAACTCACCATGCACGAGGGCTTCGACGTCGGCCTCGAGATGTCCGGTAACCCCCAGGCCTTCCGCGACATGCTCGTCAACATGAGCCACGGAGCCAAAATCGCCATGCTCGGCATCCCTTCAGAGCCCATCGCCATCGACTGGAATCAGGTCATCTTCAACCAGCTCACCCTCCGTGGCATCTATGGCCGAGAGATGTACGAGACCTGGTACAAGATGACCGTCATGCTCGAATCCGGCCTCGACATCTCCGGCGTCATCACCCACCGCCTCGACTGGCAGGACTTCGAGCAGGGCTTCGCCGCCATGCGCTCCGGCAACTCCGGCAAGGTCATCCTCAAGTGGGCCGATCCCTCCTGA
- a CDS encoding DinB family protein, protein MHDSVASLFLDFSDRKLVTMQDNLASCCARLTEAQIWAKGGEHENSIANLILHLCGNMRQWILHGIRGDEDVRTRDAEFEAAGTMSTEELLGLFAGVTAECRATIAGVSADRLVETIHPQDRTVSVLEAIAQVTGHVQQHVGQIILLTKQMAGTDLDLTMPRRR, encoded by the coding sequence ATGCATGACTCCGTGGCTTCCCTCTTTCTCGACTTCTCCGATCGCAAGCTGGTAACGATGCAGGACAATCTGGCTTCGTGCTGCGCACGGCTGACGGAGGCCCAGATCTGGGCGAAGGGCGGGGAGCATGAGAACTCCATCGCAAACTTGATCCTGCACCTGTGCGGGAATATGCGGCAGTGGATTCTGCATGGGATTCGCGGAGATGAAGATGTTCGGACGCGGGATGCGGAGTTTGAGGCGGCCGGGACGATGTCTACCGAGGAGCTGCTGGGGCTCTTCGCCGGGGTGACGGCGGAGTGCCGGGCTACGATTGCCGGGGTTTCGGCGGATCGTCTGGTGGAGACCATTCATCCGCAGGACCGGACGGTTTCGGTGCTGGAGGCGATCGCCCAGGTGACCGGTCACGTGCAGCAGCATGTGGGGCAGATCATTCTGCTGACCAAGCAGATGGCAGGTACGGATCTGGATTTGACGATGCCTCGGAGACGTTAG
- a CDS encoding carboxymuconolactone decarboxylase family protein: MAQRLNYAELIPEGMRAMRGLEHYLNTGIALDRCLLELVRLRASLINGCTFCISLHSYELGRQNETDDRIGQLAEWRNSDVYTHRERAALAWTEAVTDVHPDHVPDEVFEAAREHFSDIDLANLTLAIASINAWNRMAVAFRAERPAASPKPPASLIGQTK, from the coding sequence ATGGCCCAACGTCTCAACTACGCAGAACTCATTCCTGAAGGGATGCGTGCGATGCGTGGACTGGAGCACTACCTGAACACGGGTATAGCGCTCGATCGCTGCCTGCTGGAGCTGGTCCGGCTCCGTGCCTCGCTGATCAACGGATGCACGTTCTGCATCAGCCTGCACAGCTATGAACTGGGGCGGCAGAACGAGACCGACGACCGCATTGGGCAGTTGGCGGAGTGGCGCAACTCCGATGTGTATACGCACCGGGAGAGGGCTGCGCTGGCGTGGACGGAGGCCGTGACGGATGTGCATCCGGATCATGTTCCCGATGAGGTCTTCGAGGCGGCGCGAGAGCATTTTTCCGATATCGACCTGGCAAACCTTACGCTGGCGATTGCGAGCATCAACGCTTGGAACCGCATGGCGGTTGCGTTTCGGGCGGAGAGGCCAGCGGCCTCGCCCAAACCTCCGGCAAGTTTGATTGGACAGACGAAGTGA
- a CDS encoding NAD(P)-dependent alcohol dehydrogenase, translated as MNDIHGLAVHAAGAHLLPFKYDAGELKPNEVAIRISHCGVCHSDIHLIDNDWGISKYPFIPGHEIVGTVTAIGADVRDRRVGERVGVGWQADSCGICEWCRQGDEHLCAKSQPTCVGRHGGYADGIRVNSRFAIPVPEVLESENVAPLLCGGITVYSPLRNHGVRPSSRVGVVGIGGLGHLGIQFAKAFGAEVTALSTSKDKEEEARSFGAHHFVNTRDTGALKALAGSFDLILCTVSADQDWQAFVNALRPKGTLCVVGAAPSAMQIQPFSLIAGQKAVSGSPTGSPRDLHEMLDVAARHGIKAMTERFPMSAANEAITKVKKSQVRYRAVLTN; from the coding sequence ATGAATGACATCCATGGCCTGGCAGTTCACGCGGCAGGCGCACACTTGCTTCCTTTCAAGTACGACGCCGGTGAGCTCAAACCGAACGAAGTGGCGATCCGCATCTCGCATTGCGGCGTCTGCCACTCCGATATCCATCTGATCGATAACGATTGGGGTATCAGCAAGTATCCGTTTATTCCGGGTCACGAGATCGTGGGCACGGTGACGGCGATCGGCGCGGACGTTCGCGACCGCAGGGTCGGCGAGCGCGTGGGCGTGGGCTGGCAGGCGGATAGCTGCGGGATCTGCGAGTGGTGCCGGCAGGGCGACGAACACCTGTGCGCGAAGTCGCAACCCACCTGCGTGGGGCGTCACGGCGGCTATGCGGACGGGATTCGCGTGAACAGCCGGTTTGCGATTCCTGTCCCGGAGGTGCTGGAGAGCGAGAACGTGGCTCCCCTGCTGTGCGGAGGGATTACGGTGTACAGCCCGTTGCGCAACCATGGCGTGCGTCCTTCGTCGCGGGTTGGCGTGGTCGGCATCGGCGGGCTGGGACACCTGGGCATCCAGTTTGCCAAGGCGTTCGGCGCGGAGGTGACAGCGCTTTCGACCTCGAAGGACAAGGAAGAAGAGGCACGGTCGTTCGGCGCGCACCACTTCGTGAATACGCGCGATACGGGTGCGCTGAAGGCTTTGGCGGGGTCGTTCGACCTGATTCTGTGTACGGTCTCGGCCGACCAGGACTGGCAGGCCTTCGTGAACGCTCTGCGGCCCAAGGGTACGCTGTGCGTCGTGGGAGCGGCGCCTTCGGCGATGCAGATTCAGCCGTTCTCGCTGATCGCGGGGCAGAAGGCGGTTTCGGGCAGCCCGACAGGAAGCCCGCGCGACTTGCACGAGATGCTAGACGTGGCGGCGCGGCACGGCATCAAGGCCATGACCGAGCGCTTCCCGATGTCGGCGGCGAACGAGGCGATCACCAAGGTGAAGAAGAGCCAGGTGCGGTATCGGGCTGTTCTGACCAACTAG
- a CDS encoding FtsX-like permease family protein, translating to MRFELFLAARYLRAKRRQALVGVVTAISVLGVAAGVASLIIALAITNGMRRDLQERLVGSTAHVELMRPAADGIKDWQDLLARLKTTKGVVAAAPGLYGQVLISRGARSGGALIKGVLPDDERTVSDLLQAVAQGSAKELAPVDGPPTGNDATPPIVIGKDLAESIGAHPGDTVLVTSPQGELTPLGIVPRYRRFQVVGIFASGFYQYDSTYTFIRLADAQRLFSEPDVISIISFKIKDLYQAAKVGKEIEEAAGPGFQTTNWMEQNRELFRALKLEQIVTFIVLALIVCVAALNILIALTMMVMEKTREIAVLMSFGVTEAQIRRIFLYQGFLISLTGTAIGLVVGYALSWAGGHYRFIPLDASVYSIAYLPFAPKFLDAVIVAGVSLSVSLIATLYPSRSAARVLPAEALRYE from the coding sequence GTGCGATTCGAACTCTTTCTTGCAGCCAGGTACCTGAGGGCAAAGCGGCGCCAGGCGCTGGTGGGCGTGGTGACGGCTATCTCCGTGCTTGGTGTGGCGGCGGGAGTGGCTTCGCTGATTATTGCGCTGGCGATTACAAACGGCATGCGGCGCGATCTGCAGGAGCGGCTGGTGGGCTCCACGGCGCATGTGGAACTGATGCGGCCGGCAGCGGATGGGATCAAGGACTGGCAGGATTTGCTGGCCCGCCTGAAGACGACCAAGGGCGTCGTGGCGGCAGCTCCGGGGCTGTACGGGCAGGTGCTGATCTCGCGAGGGGCGCGTTCAGGGGGAGCTCTGATCAAGGGCGTTCTGCCGGACGATGAGCGGACGGTGTCGGATCTTCTGCAGGCGGTGGCGCAGGGGTCCGCGAAGGAGCTTGCCCCGGTCGATGGGCCGCCTACCGGGAACGATGCCACGCCGCCGATTGTGATCGGGAAGGATCTTGCGGAGTCGATTGGGGCTCATCCCGGGGATACGGTGCTGGTGACGAGCCCGCAGGGGGAGTTGACGCCGCTGGGGATTGTGCCGCGGTACCGGAGATTTCAGGTGGTGGGGATCTTCGCTTCGGGGTTTTATCAGTACGACTCGACGTACACGTTTATCCGGCTGGCGGATGCGCAGCGGCTGTTCTCGGAGCCGGATGTGATCTCGATCATCAGCTTCAAGATCAAGGATCTGTACCAGGCGGCGAAGGTGGGCAAGGAGATTGAGGAAGCCGCGGGGCCGGGGTTTCAGACGACGAACTGGATGGAGCAGAATCGCGAGTTGTTCCGGGCGTTGAAGCTGGAGCAGATCGTCACGTTCATCGTGCTGGCGCTGATCGTGTGCGTGGCCGCGCTGAACATTCTGATCGCGCTGACGATGATGGTGATGGAGAAGACGCGGGAGATTGCGGTGCTGATGAGCTTCGGGGTGACCGAAGCGCAGATTCGACGGATCTTCCTATATCAAGGTTTTCTGATCTCGCTGACCGGCACGGCGATTGGGTTGGTTGTGGGGTATGCGCTGAGCTGGGCGGGTGGGCACTACCGATTTATTCCGCTGGACGCAAGCGTTTATTCGATCGCGTATCTGCCCTTTGCGCCGAAGTTTCTGGACGCGGTGATCGTTGCCGGGGTGAGTCTTTCCGTTAGTCTGATTGCAACGCTTTATCCATCCAGGTCAGCCGCCCGGGTACTGCCCGCTGAAGCCCTGCGCTACGAATAG